Proteins from one Streptomyces sp. NBC_00390 genomic window:
- the infB gene encoding translation initiation factor IF-2 codes for MAKVRVYELAKEFGVESKVVMAKLQELGEFVRSASSTIEAPVVRKLTDALQGPGGGAGKTAAKPGAPRKATPSPAAGNRAGGPSAPAAPSPAGAARPAAPKPGAPAPKPAAAPVSSTPSAAPAPGPRPTPGPKPAPAKPAPAAPVPAAEFSAPAPAQPAAPQSPRPAGTPGPRPARPAPAGGQRDGGRGGERPARPAGGQGAPRPGGRPAGPRPGNNPFTSGGSTGMARPQAPRPGGARPGPGGPGGAASGAPRPQGGPGGAPRPQGQGGPRPTPGGMPRPQAPRSAGPGGGPGGNRPNPGMMPQRPAAGPRPGGGPGGGGRGPGGGAGRPGGAGRPAGGGFAGRPGGGGGAGRPGGGGGFAGRPGGGGPGGGGGGFGGGRPGFGGRPGGPGGRGGTQGAFGRPGGPARRGRKSKRQRRQEYEAMQAPSVGGVMLPRGNGETVRLSRGASLTDFAEKINANPASLVAVMMNLGEMVTATQSVSDETLQLLADEMNYTVQIVSPEEEDRELLESFDIEFGEDEGGEEMLVSRPPVVTVMGHVDHGKTRLLDAIRKTNVVAGEAGGITQHIGAYQVGTEVNGEERKITFIDTPGHEAFTAMRARGAKSTDIAILVVAANDGVMPQTIEALNHAKAAGVPIVVAVNKIDVEGADPTKVRGQLTEFGLVAEEYGGDTMFVDISAKQGLHIDSLLEAVVLTADASLDLRANAEMDAQGIAIEAHLDRGRGAVATVLVQRGTLRVGDTMVAGDAYGRVRAMLDDNGNNVEEAGPSTPVLVLGLTNVPGAGDNFLVVDEDRTARQIAEKRAARERNAAFAKRTRRVSLEDLDKVLKAGLVQDLNIIIKGDASGSVEALESSLLQLDVGEEVEIRVLHRGVGAVTESDIDLAMGSDAIVIGFNVRAAGRAAQMAEREGVDVRYYSVIYQAIEEIEAALKGMLKPEYEEVELGTAEIREVFRSSKLGNIAGVLIRSGEVKRNTKARLIRDGKVIAESLNIEGLRRFKDDVTEIREGFEGGINLGNFNDIKIDDVIATYEMREKPRG; via the coding sequence GTGGCTAAGGTCCGGGTATACGAACTCGCCAAGGAGTTCGGCGTGGAGAGCAAGGTCGTCATGGCCAAGCTCCAAGAACTCGGTGAATTCGTCCGTTCGGCGTCCTCGACGATCGAGGCGCCGGTTGTACGCAAATTGACTGACGCTTTGCAGGGTCCCGGCGGTGGCGCCGGCAAGACTGCTGCCAAGCCTGGCGCGCCCCGCAAGGCGACGCCCTCCCCCGCAGCGGGCAACCGCGCGGGCGGCCCCTCTGCACCCGCTGCGCCGTCTCCGGCCGGCGCGGCACGTCCTGCTGCCCCGAAGCCCGGCGCCCCGGCCCCCAAGCCGGCCGCCGCGCCCGTGAGCAGCACCCCCTCCGCGGCCCCGGCTCCGGGCCCGCGTCCGACTCCGGGTCCCAAGCCCGCACCGGCCAAGCCCGCTCCGGCGGCTCCGGTGCCCGCCGCCGAGTTCTCGGCTCCGGCCCCGGCCCAGCCCGCCGCACCGCAGTCCCCGCGTCCCGCGGGTACTCCCGGTCCTCGCCCCGCCCGTCCGGCTCCGGCCGGCGGTCAGCGTGACGGCGGCCGCGGCGGCGAGCGTCCGGCACGTCCCGCCGGCGGTCAGGGCGCTCCGCGTCCCGGTGGCCGTCCGGCCGGTCCTCGTCCGGGCAACAACCCCTTCACCTCCGGTGGCTCCACCGGCATGGCGCGCCCGCAGGCGCCCCGTCCGGGTGGTGCACGTCCCGGCCCCGGTGGACCTGGCGGCGCCGCTTCCGGTGCCCCGCGTCCGCAGGGTGGCCCCGGCGGTGCTCCGCGCCCGCAGGGCCAGGGCGGTCCCCGTCCGACCCCGGGCGGCATGCCTCGTCCGCAGGCTCCCCGTTCCGCGGGCCCTGGCGGCGGTCCCGGTGGTAATCGCCCGAACCCGGGCATGATGCCGCAGCGTCCTGCTGCCGGTCCCCGTCCTGGTGGCGGCCCCGGTGGCGGCGGTCGCGGTCCCGGTGGCGGCGCCGGTCGTCCCGGCGGTGCCGGTCGTCCGGCCGGCGGCGGCTTCGCCGGCCGTCCCGGTGGCGGCGGCGGTGCCGGTCGTCCCGGTGGCGGCGGCGGCTTCGCCGGCCGTCCCGGTGGCGGTGGCCCCGGTGGCGGTGGCGGCGGCTTCGGCGGCGGTCGTCCCGGCTTCGGCGGACGTCCGGGTGGTCCCGGCGGCCGTGGTGGCACGCAGGGTGCGTTCGGCCGTCCCGGCGGTCCGGCGCGTCGTGGCCGTAAGTCGAAGCGGCAGAGGCGCCAGGAGTACGAGGCCATGCAGGCCCCGTCGGTCGGCGGTGTGATGCTGCCTCGCGGCAACGGCGAGACCGTTCGCCTGTCGCGCGGTGCCTCCCTCACCGACTTCGCGGAGAAGATCAACGCCAACCCGGCGTCGCTCGTCGCCGTGATGATGAACCTCGGTGAGATGGTCACGGCCACGCAGTCCGTCTCCGACGAGACGCTGCAGCTTCTCGCCGACGAGATGAACTACACCGTTCAGATCGTCAGCCCGGAGGAGGAGGACCGCGAGCTTCTCGAGTCCTTCGACATCGAGTTCGGCGAGGACGAGGGCGGCGAGGAAATGCTCGTCTCCCGTCCGCCGGTCGTGACCGTCATGGGTCACGTCGACCACGGTAAGACCCGACTGCTCGACGCCATCCGCAAGACGAACGTCGTTGCGGGCGAGGCCGGCGGCATCACGCAGCACATCGGTGCGTACCAGGTCGGCACCGAGGTCAACGGTGAAGAGCGCAAGATCACCTTCATCGACACCCCGGGTCACGAAGCGTTCACCGCCATGCGTGCCCGTGGTGCCAAGTCCACCGACATCGCGATCCTCGTGGTGGCGGCGAACGACGGTGTGATGCCCCAGACGATCGAGGCGCTGAACCACGCCAAGGCGGCCGGTGTGCCGATCGTGGTCGCGGTCAACAAGATCGACGTCGAGGGCGCGGACCCGACCAAGGTGCGCGGTCAGCTGACCGAGTTCGGTCTGGTGGCCGAGGAGTACGGCGGCGACACGATGTTCGTCGACATCTCCGCCAAGCAGGGTCTGCACATCGACTCCCTGCTGGAGGCCGTGGTCCTCACCGCGGACGCTTCGCTCGACCTCCGGGCGAACGCCGAGATGGACGCGCAGGGTATTGCGATCGAGGCCCACCTCGACCGCGGCCGCGGCGCCGTCGCGACCGTCCTGGTCCAGCGAGGCACGCTGCGCGTCGGCGACACGATGGTCGCCGGTGACGCGTACGGCCGTGTCCGGGCGATGCTCGACGACAACGGCAACAACGTGGAGGAAGCGGGTCCGTCGACCCCCGTCCTGGTCCTGGGTCTCACCAACGTCCCCGGCGCCGGCGACAACTTCCTCGTCGTCGACGAGGACCGTACGGCCCGTCAGATCGCCGAGAAGCGCGCTGCGCGTGAGCGCAACGCGGCCTTCGCCAAGCGCACCCGCCGGGTGTCCCTCGAGGACCTCGACAAGGTGCTCAAGGCCGGTCTGGTGCAGGATCTCAACATCATCATCAAGGGCGACGCGTCCGGTTCGGTGGAGGCTCTCGAGTCCTCGCTGCTCCAGCTCGACGTCGGCGAAGAGGTCGAGATCCGCGTCCTGCACCGCGGTGTGGGTGCGGTCACCGAGTCCGACATCGACCTGGCGATGGGCTCCGACGCCATCGTCATCGGCTTCAACGTCCGTGCGGCCGGCCGTGCCGCGCAGATGGCGGAGCGCGAGGGCGTCGACGTCCGCTACTACTCGGTGATCTACCAGGCCATCGAGGAGATCGAGGCGGCCCTCAAGGGCATGCTCAAGCCGGAGTACGAAGAGGTCGAGCTCGGTACGGCGGAGATCCGCGAGGTCTTCCGCTCGTCCAAGCTGGGCAACATCGCGGGTGTTCTCATCCGCTCCGGCGAGGTCAAGCGCAACACCAAGGCCCGACTCATCCGTGACGGCAAGGTCATCGCGGAGAGCCTCAACATCGAGGGCCTGCGCCGCTTCAAGGACGACGTCACCGAGATCCGCGAAGGCTTCGAGGGTGGTATCAACCTCGGAAACTTCAACGACATCAAGATCGACGACGTCATCGCGACGTACGAGATGCGCGAGAAGCCTCGCGGCTGA
- a CDS encoding YlxR family protein → MSGRTHARVCPERTCVGCRERAAKSDLLRIVVIGDACVPDDRGTLPGRGAYVHPALVCLDLAVRRRAFPRAFRVQGPLETADVRRHVEQAAL, encoded by the coding sequence GTGTCTGGCCGGACGCATGCCCGCGTGTGCCCTGAGCGAACCTGTGTGGGATGCCGGGAGCGAGCGGCCAAGAGCGATCTGCTGCGCATCGTGGTGATCGGGGACGCATGCGTCCCCGATGATCGCGGTACGCTGCCCGGCCGGGGTGCGTATGTACACCCCGCCTTGGTCTGTCTCGACCTGGCGGTCCGCCGCCGGGCGTTCCCGAGGGCCTTCAGGGTCCAGGGTCCGCTTGAGACCGCTGATGTACGGCGGCATGTTGAGCAGGCAGCACTGTAA
- the nusA gene encoding transcription termination factor NusA produces the protein MDIDVKLLKGLAQEKEIPFELLVEAIESALLIAYHRTEGSRRHARVVLSRDTGHVTVWAKEDPADLEEGQEPKEFDDTPSDFGRIAATTARQVIQQRLRDAENDVTFGEYARREGDVVAGQVQQGKDPKNVLVKLDDKLEAILPVQEQVPGEEYTHGLRLRTYVVRVAKGVRGPSVTLSRTHPNLVKKLFALEVPEIADGSVEIAAIAREAGHRTKIAVRSTRSGLNAKGACIGPMGGRVRNVMAELHGEKIDIVDWSDDPAEMVANALSPARVSKVEVVDLGARSARVTVPDYQLSLAIGKEGQNARLAARLTGWRIDIRPDTEQGSDQG, from the coding sequence GTGGACATCGACGTGAAGCTTCTCAAGGGCCTCGCGCAGGAGAAGGAAATTCCCTTCGAACTGCTGGTCGAGGCGATCGAATCGGCCCTCCTCATCGCGTACCACCGCACCGAGGGCAGCCGCCGCCACGCGCGCGTGGTGCTCAGCCGGGACACCGGCCATGTGACCGTGTGGGCCAAGGAGGACCCGGCGGATCTGGAGGAGGGCCAGGAGCCCAAGGAGTTCGACGACACCCCGTCGGACTTCGGCCGGATCGCCGCCACGACCGCCCGCCAGGTCATCCAGCAGCGTCTGCGGGACGCCGAGAACGATGTGACCTTCGGCGAGTACGCGCGCCGTGAGGGCGATGTCGTCGCAGGTCAGGTGCAGCAGGGCAAGGACCCGAAGAACGTCCTGGTCAAGTTGGACGACAAGCTCGAGGCAATCCTTCCGGTGCAGGAGCAGGTGCCGGGCGAGGAGTACACGCACGGCCTGCGGCTGCGCACCTATGTGGTCCGCGTGGCCAAGGGTGTGCGCGGCCCGTCCGTGACGTTGTCGCGCACCCACCCGAACCTGGTCAAGAAGCTTTTCGCGCTGGAGGTCCCGGAGATCGCGGACGGCAGCGTCGAGATCGCGGCGATCGCCCGTGAGGCCGGTCACCGCACCAAGATCGCGGTCCGCTCCACCCGTTCGGGCCTGAACGCCAAGGGCGCCTGTATCGGCCCGATGGGCGGCCGGGTGCGCAATGTGATGGCCGAACTGCACGGCGAGAAGATCGACATCGTCGACTGGTCGGACGACCCGGCGGAGATGGTCGCCAACGCCCTGTCGCCGGCCCGCGTCAGCAAGGTCGAGGTGGTCGATCTCGGCGCGCGCTCCGCACGGGTGACCGTTCCCGACTACCAGCTGTCACTGGCGATCGGCAAGGAGGGGCAGAACGCCCGCCTCGCCGCCCGCCTGACCGGCTGGCGCATCGACATCCGCCCGGACACGGAGCAGGGATCCGACCAGGGCTGA
- the rimP gene encoding ribosome maturation factor RimP has product MSTTQSERLRGLLEPLVSAADLDLEEIEVSRAGRRRMLRITVDSDEGVELDACAELSRVISDKLDETDAMGEGEYVLEVSSPGADRPLNEHRHYVRATGRLVRLQLHEGGELVARILTVDDTGLDLEVPGVKGRKPTARRVEFPEIAKARVEIEFNRKDKDEKEEEA; this is encoded by the coding sequence ATGAGCACCACCCAGAGCGAGAGGCTGCGCGGGCTGCTGGAACCGCTCGTCAGCGCCGCCGACCTGGATCTGGAGGAGATCGAGGTCTCCCGGGCGGGCAGGCGCCGCATGCTGAGGATCACCGTCGACTCCGACGAGGGCGTGGAACTGGACGCATGTGCCGAGCTGAGCCGCGTCATCTCCGACAAGCTCGACGAGACGGACGCCATGGGTGAGGGCGAGTACGTCCTGGAGGTCAGCTCGCCCGGCGCCGACCGGCCCCTGAACGAACACCGCCACTACGTGCGCGCGACCGGCCGGCTGGTCAGGCTGCAGCTGCACGAGGGCGGCGAGCTGGTGGCCCGCATCCTCACCGTGGACGACACCGGACTCGATCTCGAAGTGCCCGGCGTGAAGGGACGCAAGCCCACCGCCCGGCGGGTCGAATTCCCCGAGATCGCCAAGGCGCGCGTGGAGATCGAGTTCAATCGCAAGGACAAAGACGAGAAGGAAGAGGAGGCGTAG
- a CDS encoding DUF4439 domain-containing protein, with protein sequence MTGLDSSAKATLDAAQAALAAEHAAVYGYGVVGGRVGDHREAEAEAAYAAHRARRDALTRTVRDLKGEPVAAAAAYALPFPVPDAAAAVRLAAELEDRIAGVYSDLVRAAEGALRLEAAGALQEAAVRAVRWRGSGVAFPGLTERAVGNNR encoded by the coding sequence ATGACCGGACTGGACTCCTCCGCGAAGGCCACGCTGGACGCCGCCCAGGCCGCACTCGCCGCCGAGCATGCGGCGGTGTACGGGTACGGGGTGGTCGGCGGCCGGGTCGGCGACCACCGCGAGGCCGAGGCGGAGGCGGCATACGCCGCCCACCGGGCTCGGCGCGACGCGCTGACGCGCACCGTGCGCGACCTGAAGGGCGAACCCGTGGCGGCGGCCGCGGCGTACGCACTGCCGTTCCCGGTACCGGATGCGGCAGCGGCCGTACGGCTCGCCGCGGAGCTGGAGGACCGGATCGCGGGCGTCTACTCCGACCTCGTCCGGGCGGCGGAAGGCGCGCTGCGCCTGGAGGCCGCGGGCGCGCTGCAGGAGGCGGCGGTCCGCGCGGTGCGCTGGCGCGGCAGCGGCGTAGCCTTTCCTGGGCTCACCGAGCGTGCTGTGGGCAACAACCGCTGA
- a CDS encoding aminoglycoside phosphotransferase family protein: protein MAFEPPQRLVRALGEGDDWLGQLPGLAQEAVDRSGLEVERVMAPGGRSSLVLLVRQPDGTPAALKVAPPSASPELERAALEHWNGWGAVRLLGAADDALLLERLQPDVSLRSLPEAKALLEAAGTVRRLWVEPPADHAFETVAQRTSRQAVAMREFDDPGVAELVSAALDARDELAAFAPEEELLHGNFRQGKVLSGDRTPWLAVGPEPLVGERAYDLARLVRDRVEDLIAASAGASAARRRVNKLADSLEVDRDRLRGWTLFRAVESGTRAIAAGRLQEGELALEFAGWL, encoded by the coding sequence ATGGCTTTCGAACCGCCGCAGCGGCTGGTCCGGGCACTCGGTGAGGGCGACGACTGGCTCGGGCAACTGCCGGGCCTCGCCCAGGAGGCGGTGGACCGGAGCGGTCTGGAAGTCGAACGCGTCATGGCCCCGGGCGGCAGGAGCAGTCTGGTCCTTCTGGTGCGACAGCCCGACGGCACCCCCGCCGCACTGAAGGTCGCCCCACCGTCGGCCTCCCCCGAGCTGGAACGGGCGGCGCTCGAGCACTGGAACGGCTGGGGTGCGGTACGGCTGCTGGGCGCTGCCGACGACGCGCTGTTGCTGGAGCGCCTGCAGCCCGATGTCTCGCTGCGCTCCCTGCCGGAGGCGAAGGCGCTGCTGGAGGCGGCGGGCACCGTACGGCGACTGTGGGTCGAGCCGCCGGCGGACCACGCCTTCGAGACAGTCGCGCAGCGTACGTCCCGACAGGCCGTGGCGATGCGGGAGTTCGACGACCCGGGGGTGGCGGAGCTGGTCTCGGCGGCGCTGGACGCGCGCGACGAACTCGCCGCGTTCGCACCCGAAGAGGAGCTGCTGCACGGCAACTTCCGCCAGGGCAAGGTGCTTTCGGGTGACCGGACGCCATGGCTCGCGGTCGGCCCGGAGCCCTTGGTGGGCGAACGCGCCTACGACCTGGCTCGGTTGGTCCGCGACCGGGTCGAGGACCTGATCGCGGCCTCTGCGGGCGCGTCGGCGGCCCGCCGCCGTGTGAACAAGCTCGCGGACTCCCTGGAGGTGGACCGCGACCGGCTGCGGGGCTGGACGCTGTTCCGGGCGGTGGAGTCGGGCACACGGGCGATTGCCGCGGGGCGGCTCCAGGAGGGGGAACTGGCGCTGGAGTTCGCGGGCTGGCTGTAG
- a CDS encoding proline--tRNA ligase, whose product MAQVQRMSRLMIKTLRDDPADAETLSHKLLVRAGYVRRNAAGIWSWLPLGKRVLENVTRVVREEMDAIGAQEVLLPAVLPKEPYEATGRWEEYGAELFRLKDRKGADYLLGPTHEEIFTQLVKDQCTSYKDLPVILYQIQTKYRDEARPRSGILRGREFQMKDSYSFDTTDEGLAESYALHREAYVKIFERLGLDHKIVSAVSGAMGGSASEEFLAPAAAGEDTFVYCPSCDYAANTEAVTFALAPVDGAAHGPVEELDTPDTPTIETLADHLGVPASATLKNLLVKVDGEIVAVGVPGDREVDLGKLGDHLAPATVELVTADDFTDRPDLVRGYVGPQGLEKVRYIADPRIAPGTAWITGANKPDTHAKNVVAGRDFEVDEYLDVVVVEDGDPCPACATGLKLDRAIEIGHIFQLGRKYADAFQLDVLGQNGKPVRVTMGSYGIGVSRAVAALAEQTADEQGLCWPREIAPADVHVVAAGKALQTELALDVAQQLGAAGLRVLVDDRAGVSPGVKFTDAELIGVPKILVAGRRSGEGVLELKDRRTGEREELSVAEAIARLRA is encoded by the coding sequence ATGGCCCAGGTCCAGCGCATGTCCCGTCTGATGATCAAGACACTGCGCGACGACCCGGCCGACGCCGAGACGCTCAGCCACAAGCTGCTCGTCCGTGCCGGTTATGTCCGCCGCAACGCCGCCGGAATCTGGTCCTGGCTGCCGCTCGGGAAGCGGGTCCTGGAGAACGTCACCCGCGTCGTACGCGAGGAGATGGACGCGATCGGCGCGCAGGAGGTTCTGCTGCCGGCCGTGCTGCCCAAGGAGCCGTACGAGGCCACGGGCCGCTGGGAGGAGTACGGCGCGGAGCTGTTCCGTCTCAAGGACCGCAAGGGCGCCGACTACCTGCTCGGCCCGACCCACGAAGAGATCTTCACCCAGCTGGTCAAGGACCAGTGCACGTCCTACAAGGACCTGCCGGTGATCCTCTACCAGATCCAGACCAAGTACCGCGACGAGGCGCGTCCGCGCTCCGGCATCCTGCGCGGCCGTGAGTTCCAGATGAAGGACTCGTACTCCTTCGACACCACGGACGAGGGCCTCGCCGAGTCGTACGCCCTGCACCGCGAGGCATACGTCAAGATCTTCGAGCGCCTCGGCCTCGACCACAAGATCGTCTCCGCGGTCTCCGGCGCCATGGGCGGCTCGGCGTCCGAGGAATTCCTCGCCCCGGCCGCGGCCGGCGAGGACACCTTCGTGTACTGCCCCTCGTGCGACTACGCGGCCAACACCGAGGCCGTCACCTTCGCGCTCGCCCCCGTCGACGGTGCCGCGCACGGTCCGGTCGAGGAGCTGGACACTCCCGACACCCCGACCATCGAGACGCTCGCCGACCACCTCGGCGTCCCGGCCTCCGCGACCCTGAAGAACCTGCTGGTCAAGGTTGACGGTGAGATCGTCGCCGTGGGCGTGCCGGGCGACCGCGAGGTCGACCTGGGCAAGCTGGGCGACCATCTGGCACCGGCGACCGTCGAGCTGGTCACCGCCGACGACTTCACCGACCGCCCCGACCTGGTCCGCGGATACGTCGGCCCGCAGGGTCTGGAGAAGGTCCGCTACATCGCCGACCCGCGCATCGCGCCCGGCACGGCGTGGATCACCGGTGCCAACAAGCCGGACACGCACGCGAAGAACGTCGTGGCGGGCCGTGACTTCGAGGTCGACGAGTACCTGGACGTCGTCGTGGTCGAGGACGGCGACCCGTGCCCCGCGTGCGCGACCGGCCTGAAGCTGGACCGCGCCATCGAGATCGGTCACATCTTCCAGCTCGGCCGCAAGTACGCCGACGCGTTCCAGCTCGACGTGCTCGGTCAGAACGGCAAGCCGGTTCGCGTCACCATGGGCTCGTACGGCATCGGCGTCTCACGCGCGGTGGCGGCACTGGCCGAGCAGACCGCCGACGAGCAGGGCCTGTGCTGGCCCCGCGAGATCGCCCCGGCCGACGTCCACGTGGTCGCCGCGGGCAAGGCGCTGCAGACGGAGCTGGCGCTCGACGTCGCCCAGCAGCTCGGCGCCGCGGGCCTGCGGGTGCTGGTGGACGACCGGGCGGGTGTCTCACCGGGCGTGAAGTTCACCGACGCGGAGCTGATCGGCGTCCCGAAGATCCTGGTGGCCGGGCGCCGCTCGGGCGAGGGAGTGCTGGAGCTGAAGGACCGGCGTACGGGGGAGCGCGAGGAGCTTTCGGTGGCGGAGGCGATCGCCCGCTTGCGCGCGTAG
- a CDS encoding GNAT family N-acetyltransferase: MAALSGDPSQEPDVVVGPLELSARVDDALAVQAIAFGLSDEEIDIRRYIVLRHLLNRGARAFGATTATGRLVGFVYGMPNERTHWWSTIVEPYLHSTGNAGWLNDAFVITELHVHPRFQGRGIGRELITTITDTADEPRSILSAIDTESPARALYRSLGYQDLARQVMFPSAPSPYAVMGAALPLQRGN, translated from the coding sequence ATGGCAGCACTGTCTGGGGACCCGTCCCAGGAACCCGATGTCGTGGTCGGACCGCTCGAACTCTCCGCGCGGGTGGACGATGCCCTTGCCGTACAGGCGATCGCGTTCGGGCTCAGCGACGAAGAGATCGACATCCGCCGCTACATCGTGCTGCGGCATCTGCTCAACCGCGGCGCCCGCGCATTCGGCGCCACCACCGCGACCGGCCGGCTCGTCGGATTCGTCTACGGCATGCCCAACGAGCGCACCCACTGGTGGTCCACCATCGTCGAGCCGTATCTGCACAGCACGGGCAACGCAGGCTGGCTGAACGACGCCTTCGTGATCACCGAACTCCATGTGCACCCCAGATTCCAGGGGCGCGGCATCGGCCGGGAGCTGATCACAACGATCACCGACACAGCGGACGAGCCCCGCTCGATCCTGTCAGCGATCGACACCGAGAGCCCGGCCCGTGCCCTGTACCGCAGCCTCGGCTACCAGGACCTGGCCAGGCAGGTCATGTTCCCGAGCGCGCCGAGTCCGTACGCGGTGATGGGGGCTGCGCTGCCGCTGCAGCGGGGGAACTGA
- a CDS encoding GNAT family N-acetyltransferase: protein MLTQTTTRVLEPSDLGAALAILESEPVTNAFVTSRVQVAGLDPWRLGGEMWGWYADGQLRSLCYSGANLVPICATPDAVRAFADRARRSGRRCSSIVGPCQPTAQLWRLLEPSWGPARDVRAHQPLMVTERLPDDIEPDPQVRRIRKNEMELIMPACVAMFTEEVGISPMAGDGGLLYQARVAELVGAGRSFARIEDGKVVFKAEIGAATPQACQIQGVWVAPEFRGRGLSETGMAAVLRYALADVSPVVSLYVNDYNTAARAAYRRVGFSEVGAFMSVLF from the coding sequence GTGTTGACGCAGACCACCACCCGGGTGCTCGAACCGAGCGACCTCGGCGCAGCGCTCGCCATCCTCGAGAGCGAGCCCGTGACGAATGCTTTCGTCACCTCCCGCGTCCAGGTTGCCGGGCTGGACCCCTGGCGTCTGGGCGGCGAGATGTGGGGCTGGTACGCGGACGGGCAACTGCGCTCGCTGTGCTACTCCGGTGCCAACCTCGTCCCGATCTGTGCCACTCCCGACGCCGTACGCGCTTTCGCCGACCGCGCGCGCAGGTCCGGACGACGCTGCTCCTCCATCGTCGGTCCCTGCCAGCCGACCGCCCAGCTGTGGCGGCTGCTCGAACCGAGCTGGGGTCCGGCACGGGACGTACGCGCCCATCAGCCCCTGATGGTCACCGAACGGCTCCCGGACGACATCGAGCCCGATCCGCAGGTCCGCCGGATCCGCAAGAACGAGATGGAACTGATCATGCCGGCGTGCGTGGCGATGTTCACCGAAGAGGTGGGCATTTCCCCGATGGCGGGCGACGGCGGTCTGCTCTACCAGGCCCGGGTCGCGGAACTCGTCGGGGCCGGACGTTCCTTCGCCCGCATCGAGGACGGAAAGGTCGTCTTCAAGGCCGAGATCGGCGCCGCGACCCCGCAGGCCTGCCAGATCCAGGGGGTGTGGGTGGCTCCCGAGTTCCGGGGTCGCGGGCTGTCCGAGACCGGTATGGCGGCGGTGCTGCGCTACGCGCTCGCCGATGTCTCTCCGGTCGTCAGCCTCTATGTGAACGACTACAACACCGCGGCCCGGGCGGCGTACCGGCGGGTCGGCTTCAGTGAGGTCGGCGCCTTCATGAGCGTGCTGTTCTGA
- the ispG gene encoding flavodoxin-dependent (E)-4-hydroxy-3-methylbut-2-enyl-diphosphate synthase has translation MTAISLGMPSVPTKLAERRASRKIQVGSVAVGGDAPVSVQSMTTTRTSDIGATLQQIAELTASGCQIVRVACPTQDDADALATIAKKSQIPVIADIHFQPKYVFAAIDAGCAAVRVNPGNIKQFDDKVKEIAKAAGDAGTPIRIGVNAGSLDARLLKKYGKATPEALVESALWEASLFEEHGFRDIKISVKHNDPVVMVNAYRQLAAQCDYPLHLGVTEAGPAFQGTIKSAVAFGALLSEGIGDTIRVSLSAPPAEEVKVGIQILESLNLRQRRLEIVSCPSCGRAQVDVYKLADQVSAGLEGMEVPLRVAVMGCVVNGPGEAREADLGVASGNGKGQIFVKGEVIKTVPESKIVETLIEEALKIAEQMEKDGVASGTPDVVAVGEPAAALG, from the coding sequence ATGACCGCGATTTCTCTGGGAATGCCGTCCGTTCCGACGAAGCTCGCCGAGCGCCGGGCCAGCCGCAAGATCCAGGTCGGATCGGTGGCCGTCGGCGGTGACGCACCCGTGTCCGTGCAGTCGATGACGACGACGCGCACCTCGGACATCGGTGCCACGCTGCAGCAGATCGCGGAGCTGACCGCGTCCGGCTGCCAGATCGTGCGGGTCGCCTGCCCCACTCAGGACGATGCCGACGCACTCGCGACCATCGCCAAGAAGTCGCAGATCCCGGTCATCGCGGACATCCACTTCCAGCCGAAGTACGTCTTCGCCGCGATCGACGCCGGCTGCGCCGCGGTCCGGGTGAACCCGGGCAACATCAAGCAGTTCGACGACAAGGTCAAGGAGATCGCCAAGGCGGCCGGTGACGCGGGCACCCCGATCCGCATCGGGGTCAACGCCGGATCGCTCGACGCGCGACTGCTGAAGAAGTACGGCAAGGCCACCCCCGAGGCGCTCGTCGAGTCGGCGCTGTGGGAGGCGTCCCTCTTCGAGGAGCACGGCTTCCGCGACATCAAGATCTCCGTCAAGCACAACGACCCGGTCGTCATGGTCAACGCCTACCGGCAGCTGGCCGCGCAGTGCGACTACCCGCTGCACCTGGGCGTCACCGAGGCCGGCCCCGCCTTCCAGGGCACCATCAAGTCCGCGGTCGCCTTCGGGGCACTGCTCAGCGAGGGCATCGGCGACACGATCCGGGTGTCCCTGTCCGCCCCGCCCGCCGAAGAGGTCAAGGTCGGCATCCAGATCCTCGAATCGCTGAACCTCCGCCAGCGCCGCCTGGAGATCGTCTCCTGCCCGTCCTGCGGCCGCGCCCAGGTAGATGTCTACAAGCTCGCCGACCAGGTCAGCGCCGGTCTGGAGGGCATGGAGGTCCCGCTGCGCGTCGCCGTCATGGGCTGCGTCGTCAACGGCCCGGGCGAGGCCCGCGAGGCCGACCTCGGTGTGGCGTCGGGCAACGGCAAGGGCCAGATCTTCGTCAAGGGCGAGGTCATCAAGACCGTGCCCGAGTCGAAGATCGTCGAGACCCTCATCGAAGAGGCACTGAAGATCGCCGAGCAGATGGAGAAGGACGGCGTCGCCTCCGGCACTCCCGATGTGGTCGCCGTCGGTGAGCCCGCGGCGGCCCTCGGCTGA